Proteins encoded by one window of Haematobia irritans isolate KBUSLIRL chromosome 2, ASM5000362v1, whole genome shotgun sequence:
- the LOC142225949 gene encoding protein groucho-like yields the protein MGLPYGPQGLLKAPPELHRPDIKPTGLEGPACAEERIRNSVSPTDREKYRTRSSLGIEVFLFCYCCRNHIHLDQMANYVYGRSGQEKSKWRTI from the exons ATGGGTTTACCCTATGGACCACAGGGTCTGTTAAAAGCCCCACCGGAGCTCCATAGACCCGATATAAAGCCAACAGGCTTGGAAGGTCCAGCGTGTGCAGAAGAACGAATA cgcAACTCCGTTTCTCCAACAGATCGTGAAAAATACCGTACACGCTCTTCCCTCGGCATAgaggtttttcttttttgttattgttgtaggaaTCACATTCACCTCGACCAAATGGCGAACTATGTCTATGGAAGGTCGGGACAGGAAAAGTCTAAATGGAGAACGATTTGA